The sequence TGTAATGGATAGCATTTTAATGCCATGGCCAAGGTAAAAATAAACTCAAGTACTAATACCCAACCAGCCACAAAAGGACTGACATAGAAAAAGAGTATTGGATTAATGATTAAAAAAGACAGTATCGCGATTTTGTACCACTTAGGAGAATTCCCTAGGAAGTTTCCAATAAACGCCTGACTCATTGTCAACGGCATAGCATCCTCTCTTCTAATTATGTTGAAAAAGGTTGAAAAATTGGCACGTGTGATTTGTGTTTACTCGTGTTTGGGAAAACAGTCTAGCTGAAAGAGAATGCTAATGTAATGTCATACCGGAACCAAGATTTAAAAAAGCGGAGCTAATCTGCAAATTTATCGCAATAGGTGTTGATTGTGGTCTATTTTTTGAGCACTTATGTGATATTTATACCGTCCAAAAGCGTCGGGCCTCAGTCAATGGTTTTCATTTTTTGCCGCTCTGGTATGATCAGTGCCCATTACGATGCACAACAACTGGATAAGTGGGCTGATGATTATCAATGCCAAGGGACCTGCAAGTTTTGCAGAGAAATATATAGTGAGATCTATTTGGGAAAATAAATTTCCACCAGGGTCCATTTTACCGGCTGAACGTGAGCTTTCCGAGTTGATCGGTGTCACCCGCACCACTCTACGTGAAGTGCTTCAACGCTTAGCCCGTGATGGCTGGTTGAAAATTCAACATGGAAAACCAACACGAGTCAATAATTTTTGGGAAACGTCGGGGCTTAATATTCTTGAGACGATTGCCGATCTTAATCCTGAAGGTTTTCCCGTATTAGTTGACCAACTGCTATCTGCAAGAACGAATGTCAGCGCGATCTATTTCCGTGGTGCTTTGCGTTATAATCCAGAAACAGCGGTCGACGTGTTAGCTAAAATTCACCAACTAGAAAATACCGCAGAATCTTTTGCTGAGTATGACTATTTATTGCATCACACGTTAGCGTTTTCATCAGGAAATCCTCTTTACGTTTTGATTTTAAATGGCTTTAAAGGATTATATAGCCGAGTTGGTCGTTATTACTTTAGCAGCGCTGAAGCGCGATTATTGGCATTAAACTTCTATAAAGAGTTAGAAGTGCTCGCGAAAGCAAAAAATTATACGGATGTCCCAGCACTAATGCGTACCTACGGTATAAATAGTGGCAAAATGTGGTTACAGCTTCGGGATGATATGCCAGCGTCCATTGCCCAAGACAATTAACGATCAAGATAGGCGAGAGCGCTATTTTGTAACACAAAGTTAAAAGCCGTCTTTATTTGAAGACGGCTTTATTATTTGCGGCATGATTAGGATGTCGTATTGTTTGGACAAGTTGCTAACACATTAATGCTGGCATCGGCACTTTGTTGCTCAAGGGTAACATTAAATCCCCAGAGTCGATGTAGATGCTTCAACACTTCGTGATAGCTATTGGCAAGCGGAATGTCGTTGCTTGGAACATATCTTAGGGTTAATGATCTATCGCCATTTATTTCAACATGGTGTACTTGGATATTAGGTTCTATGTTTGACAAGTTATATTGCTGTGAAAGTAATTGACGAATATCACGG is a genomic window of Shewanella putrefaciens containing:
- the fadR gene encoding fatty acid metabolism transcriptional regulator FadR, producing MIINAKGPASFAEKYIVRSIWENKFPPGSILPAERELSELIGVTRTTLREVLQRLARDGWLKIQHGKPTRVNNFWETSGLNILETIADLNPEGFPVLVDQLLSARTNVSAIYFRGALRYNPETAVDVLAKIHQLENTAESFAEYDYLLHHTLAFSSGNPLYVLILNGFKGLYSRVGRYYFSSAEARLLALNFYKELEVLAKAKNYTDVPALMRTYGINSGKMWLQLRDDMPASIAQDN